The window CCGGCATCGCGGACGGCATCGAGGATCGTGCCGATCGTCTCCAACACCTCGGCCTCTGGCTTGTCGCGGATTCCCCTGAGCGTGAGCCGGATCGTGCGGGCGACGCGGATCTCCGGGACATTCGCCGGAGCGGCGAAGGCGGGTGCAAACCCTTGCGGAAACGCTGGGACCGCGACGGGCCCAAACACCCCCGCAGGCTGCCCCGGCTCCGCGGTCACTTCGATCGCCCGCTCCTCGACGGCGAGCGTGGCGAGCTTCAAGTTGCCGCAGGCTTCGAGCAGCCGCTTCTTCGCCTCGGCGTATTTGCCGAGTGCGTCGCCCGCGCGGGCATCGCCTTCGGCCACGGTGACGTCGATCTCGACCGCGTTCGGCTTGGCACGCACCTCGCCGCTGGCTGTCACCGAAACGCCCTGCCCGACGGTGCCCTGGGCCATCGGGGTCTGGGCCATCGGGGTCTGGGCCATCGGGGTCTGGGCCATCGGGGTCTGGGCGCGGACCGGCGTGACGATCGTCAGGAACACGAAGCATGTCAAAACCATCCGTGGCATGATCAGACTCCTGGTGGGAAAGGCGCTGGGCCGCGTCAGGCCCGCCGCAGGCGCGTATACTCGTCGATCGTCACCGTCGTCAATTCGCCGTCCTCGAGGGCGAGGATCAGGACGTCGCTGTAGACCTTGTCGTCGGGGTGGCGCCGGAAGTGAAGGCCGTGCCGGCGCCGCTCGCAGCGCAGCACCCTGCCGACCGTCGTCGTGCTCCACGAGGCGCTCGAGCCCACCCTCACGCCGTGAACGACCTCCACCTGGTCGCCGGGGCGGAGCTGCTCGTAGAGGCTGCGGGCCGCGTATTCCTCGGGCGTCATCGGCTCTCCTCCGCTGCGATCGCCATCGGCGCGGCGGCCACGCGGGCCGCCTGCCCGACGCCGGTCAGACTTCCTTCGACTCGATCCACTTCATCATCTTCCGCAGGCTGCGGCCGGTCTCGGTGAGCTTGTGCTCCCGCTCGCGCCGGCGGGTGGCCTTGAACATCGCCGCCCCGGCCCGGTTCTCCAGGATCCAGTCGCGGGCGAACTGCCCGGAGCGGATCTCCTCGAGGATCTTCTTCATCTCCGCCCGGGTCTCGGCGGTGATGATCCGCTTGCCGCGGGTGTAGTCGCCGTACTCGGCCGTGTTCGACACGCTGTACCGCATGTACTCGAGGCCCCCCTGGTAGAGCAGGTCCACGATCAGCTTCATCTCATGGAGGCACTCGAAATAGGCCATCTCCGGCTGGTAGCCCGCCTCGACGAGGGTGTCGAAGCCGGCTTTGATCAGCTCCGACACGCCGCCGCAGAGCACCGCCTGCTCGCCGAACAGGTCGGTCTCCGTCTCCTCGGCGATCGTGGTCTCGATGACGCCGCCGCGGGTGCCGCCGATCCCCTTGGCGTAGGCCAGCCCGATCCGCTTCGTGTCCGCCGAGGCGTTCGGCCCGAGGGCGATCAGGCAGGGCACGCCGCCCCCCTTGACGTACTCACTGCGCACGAGGTGCCCGGGGCCCTTGGGCGCGACGAGGAGGATGTCGTGTCCCGGCGGCGGCTCAACCTGGCCGAAGTGGAAGTTGAAGCCGTGGCTCGCCATGAGCACGGCCCCCTTCTTGAGGTTCGGGCGAATGGCCGTCCGGTAGACGTCGCCCTGCAGTTCGTCGGGGAGGAGGATGTTGACGACGTCGGCCTGCTTGA of the Planctomycetia bacterium genome contains:
- the ilvC gene encoding ketol-acid reductoisomerase, which codes for MPATIHYDADLGALAGKTIAIIGYGSQGHAQAQNLRDSGLKVVVAQRPGGANYDLAKSHGFEPMSVEDAVKQADVVNILLPDELQGDVYRTAIRPNLKKGAVLMASHGFNFHFGQVEPPPGHDILLVAPKGPGHLVRSEYVKGGGVPCLIALGPNASADTKRIGLAYAKGIGGTRGGVIETTIAEETETDLFGEQAVLCGGVSELIKAGFDTLVEAGYQPEMAYFECLHEMKLIVDLLYQGGLEYMRYSVSNTAEYGDYTRGKRIITAETRAEMKKILEEIRSGQFARDWILENRAGAAMFKATRRREREHKLTETGRSLRKMMKWIESKEV